GAGTTTGCCGAGTTCCTGCTGCGCTTCCTGCGCCTCGATGCTGGCCGGGAAACGCTGGACGATGTTTTCGTAAATCTCGCGGGCTTTCTTGGCGTCGCCTGCTTTTTTCACGAGCCGGGCTTGCGCCGAAAGGGCCGCCGGAGCCGCCTCAGTCGAGCCAAACTGGACCGCGATATTGGCGTAGGTCTGGGTGGCCTTGGGTAGGTCGCCCTTCATTTCCAGCGTGCCGGCGTAGCTGAGCCATCCTTGGGCAATGAGCGGGTGGGTGGGTGCGTTTTTCGTGAAGTCGCTGAGCAGCGCGATGGCGTCGTCGAGTTTGTTTTCGTCGCGGAGTTTGTCGGCAAGCAAAAGCTGGGCATTGCCCGCGATGATGGTGCCGGGGTATTTCGCGATGATCGCCTTCCAGTCGTTGGTAGTTTTTGCCGCGTAGAAGACGGCAGCCTGCTCCGAACGCGTCTGGCCTTCGTGGTATTGATAGAAAATCCATCCGCCGAGCGCGAGGAGCGCGACGACGATGAAGGTGAGGATTTTTCCTTTGTTTTCCTCAAAGAAAAAGTCGGCCTCCAGGCTCGGATCGATGATTTGCGGGTCCGGCACAGCGGCGGCGGGGGTGAGTTTGGCCATGATGTTTTTGCGCTACAAATTAAACAGCAACGGCGGCGCGGGCTTCGTCGGCCAGCGCGGTCGAGAGATAGCGTTCACCGGTCGAGCAGGCGATGGTGACGATGAATTTCCCTTTGTTTTCGGGGCGTTTGGCGAGTTCGATCGCGGCGTGAACATTCGCGCCGGAGCTGATGCCAGCGAGGATGCCTTCCTCTTTGGCGAGGCGGCGGGCCATGGCGAAAGCCTCGTCATTCGTGACGGTGATGACTTCGTCCACGATGTCCATGTGGAGGTTGTTCGGGATAAATCCAGCGCCGGTGCCCTGGATTTTGTGCGGGCCGGGTTTGAGCGGCTCGCCGGCTTTGGACTGGGTGATGACCGGGGAATCCTTCGGCTCGACTGCGATGGCTTTGAAGCCGGGTTTGCGGGATTTGATGACTTCGCTGATACCAGTGATGGAGCCGCCGGTGCCGACTGCGGAAACGAGGAAATCGACCTGGCCGTCGGTGTCGTCCCAGATTTCCTCGGCAGTCGTCTTGGCGTGAATCGCCGGGTTGGCGGGGTTGTTAAATTGCTGCGGCATCCAGGCGCCGGGGGTGCTGTCCACGATTTCCTGGGCGCGGGCGATGGCGCCTTTCATGCCCTCGGAGCCGGGGGTGAGAACGAGTTTCGCGCCGAGCATGGCGAGCAATGTGCGGCGTTCGACGCTCATCGTTTCCGGCATGGTGAGGACGAGTTTGTAGCCCTTTGACGCGGCGACAAAAGCGAGCGCGATGCCGGTGTTTCCACTGGTCGGCTCGACGATCAGCGTGTCGGGTTTCAACGTTCCATCCTTCTCGGCAGCCTCGATCATGGCTGCACCGATGCGGTCCTTGACCGAGCCGAGCGGATTAAAATATTCGCACTTCACCGCGATGGTGGCGTCGAGCCCGGCAGAGATGCGATTGAGTTTGACCAATGGGGTGCGGCCGATGGTTTCGACGATGTTATTGTAGAGCATATGATTTGTCGCGGTTGACTGTTGGAGGTTTCTTAGTAAAGGGAGGGCATTAAGTGACACAAACGCTGCGCGACTTCAAGCGCGGTGTGCGTGAAACATGACAGAAGCACTCAACTTTCCTAAAATTATGTCCGACCTCATCGATAAAAGTGAACTAAAAGATTATCTCAAGCGCATCCCCGAGTGGGACATCGAGGGGAAAAAGATCGAGCGCGTATTTGAGTTCGACGACTTCACCGAGTCCATCGACTTCGTCAACGGCGTCGCCGAAATCGCCGAGGAATCGGAGCATCACCCCGACATCGACGTGCGCTGGAACAAGGTGAAACTCATGCTC
This genomic stretch from Chthoniobacterales bacterium harbors:
- a CDS encoding tetratricopeptide repeat protein, whose product is MAKLTPAAAVPDPQIIDPSLEADFFFEENKGKILTFIVVALLALGGWIFYQYHEGQTRSEQAAVFYAAKTTNDWKAIIAKYPGTIIAGNAQLLLADKLRDENKLDDAIALLSDFTKNAPTHPLIAQGWLSYAGTLEMKGDLPKATQTYANIAVQFGSTEAAPAALSAQARLVKKAGDAKKAREIYENIVQRFPASIEAQEAQQELGKLAD
- the cysK gene encoding cysteine synthase A translates to MLYNNIVETIGRTPLVKLNRISAGLDATIAVKCEYFNPLGSVKDRIGAAMIEAAEKDGTLKPDTLIVEPTSGNTGIALAFVAASKGYKLVLTMPETMSVERRTLLAMLGAKLVLTPGSEGMKGAIARAQEIVDSTPGAWMPQQFNNPANPAIHAKTTAEEIWDDTDGQVDFLVSAVGTGGSITGISEVIKSRKPGFKAIAVEPKDSPVITQSKAGEPLKPGPHKIQGTGAGFIPNNLHMDIVDEVITVTNDEAFAMARRLAKEEGILAGISSGANVHAAIELAKRPENKGKFIVTIACSTGERYLSTALADEARAAVAV
- a CDS encoding 4a-hydroxytetrahydrobiopterin dehydratase → MSDLIDKSELKDYLKRIPEWDIEGKKIERVFEFDDFTESIDFVNGVAEIAEESEHHPDIDVRWNKVKLMLSTHNKGGLTDLDFELAEKIDNLVG